One Pieris brassicae chromosome 11, ilPieBrab1.1, whole genome shotgun sequence DNA window includes the following coding sequences:
- the LOC123716023 gene encoding cilia- and flagella-associated protein 20-like, producing the protein MFKNTYQNGLLSIFYSCGSNPLAIWDMEVQNGHIKRLTDTEVNSIVLEIVSTNVATTFITCPKGNQVLGIKLPFLVMIVKNLKRYFSFEITILDDKNLRRRFRISNFQSTTKIKPFCTSMPIGLSGGWNQIQFNLADFTRRAYGTQFIETLRVQIHANTRLRRIYFSERLYSEDELPQDYKLYLPLERKQKKGKVGKKDEAPPPPPPPDKAAPIPPVVEEIKPPVASETPKEEAPETPAPVTPATPEPEDIKQEPIESPAPEEQPATEPDAAPEAAGEAPAETEEAPEAPSEAPAEEPAVAEE; encoded by the coding sequence atgtttaaaaatacatatcaaaaTGGCttgttatcaatattttacagTTGCGGTTCAAACCCATTAGCAATATGGGATATGGAAGTACAAAATGGCCACATAAAGCGATTAACAGATACGGAAGTGAACTCCATAGTCCTAGAAATAGTGAGTACGAATGTTGCAACCACATTTATCACTTGTCCGAAGGGAAATCAAGTATTGGGAATTAAATTACCATTCCTTGTTATGATAGTGAAAAATTTGAAGCGATATTTTTCATTCGAAATCACTATTCTCGATGACAAGAATCTGAGGAGGCGATTTAGAATTTCAAACTTTCAATCAACGACGAAAATCAAACCTTTCTGTACGAGCATGCCGATCGGGCTGTCGGGAGGCTGGAATCAGATTCAGTTCAATTTAGCTGATTTTACAAGGCGGGCATATGGGACACAGTTTATTGAAACCCTACGCGTGCAAATTCATGCTAATACTCGATTAAGGAGGATTTACTTTAGCGAAAGATTATACTCGGAGGATGAGTTGCCTCAGGATTACAAACTCTATTTGCCGTTAGAGCGGAAGCAGAAGAAAGGTAAGGTGGGGAAGAAAGACGAAGCGCCACCACCGCCACCCCCACCAGATAAAGCTGCGCCTATTCCTCCTGTGGTGGAAGAAATTAAGCCACCGGTTGCTTCTGAGACACCAAAAGAGGAAGCACCAGAGACTCCAGCCCCCGTAACTCCAGCCACGCCTGAGCCAGAAGATATAAAGCAAGAGCCGATCGAATCTCCTGCACCTGAAGAGCAACCTGCTACCGAGCCTGATGCAGCCCCAGAGGCCGCAGGAGAAGCTCCAGCAGAAACTGAAGAGGCCCCAGAAGCACCATCTGAAGCCCCAGCCGAAGAGCCAGCCGTAGCGGAGgagtaa
- the LOC123716022 gene encoding cilia- and flagella-associated protein 20-like, giving the protein MYRNAYQRGMLTVFFSVGSKPLAIWDTYMQDGYITRFLDQDIKSMVLEIGGTNVSTTYMTCPKGNMVLGITMPFLVMIVKNLKKYFSFEVTILDESGTRRRFRVSNFQSSTQILPLCTVMPIGLSDGWNQIQFNLAEFTRRAYKKQFVEVQRLKINANIRLRRIYFTERLIPEDELPAEYKLFFPIASKKKRGLQSKESKPSSQQALKPMQSVAHLEQKPEETKSSKTSIHSIKKVSSEGKADVQKTFSVPNIDTENAVEKVPSEKLVSVEQVETGPVAVPEGSEEKEGAPHDEAGEQEPTNMGSKLADVEPLTEEPETSVPKDNMENAPAEQTPAEEQVVVEAPPADPAPA; this is encoded by the coding sequence atgtatagaaATGCGTATCAGCGTGGAATGCTTACGGTATTTTTTAGCGTAGGATCAAAACCGCTAGCAATATGGGACACCTACATGCAAGACGGCTACATCACAAGGTTCTTAGACCAAGACATCAAGTCCATGGTGCTAGAAATAGGTGGAACCAATGTTAGTACAACTTACATGACTTGTCCGAAGGGCAACATGGTGTTAGGCATAACTATGCCATTCTTAGTCATGATTGTTAAGAAccttaaaaagtatttttcatttgaaGTAACGATACTCGATGAATCAGGAACACGGCGTCGATTTCGGGTATCGAATTTTCAAAGCAGCACCCAAATATTGCCTTTGTGCACCGTCATGCCAATCGGTCTTTCTGATGGATGGAATCAAATACAATTCAATTTAGCGGAGTTCACTCGACGCGCGTATAAAAAGCAGTTCGTCGAAGTTCAGAGGCTAAAAATTAATGCTAACATTCGTTTAAGAAGGATTTATTTCACGGAAAGATTGATACCCGAAGACGAATTACCTGCCGAGTATAAACTATTCTTTCCAATAGCATCTAAAAAGAAACGCGGTCTACAAAGTAAGGAAAGTAAACCTTCATCTCAGCAGGCCTTGAAACCGATGCAATCTGTAGCACATTTAGAACAAAAACCAGAAGAGACCAAGAGTTCTAAAACTTCTATTCATTCGATAAAAAAAGTATCTTCTGAGGGAAAGGCTGACGTACAAAAGACATTTTCCGTACCTAATATTGACACTGAAAATGCAGTTGAAAAAGTGCCATCAGAAAAGCTCGTTTCTGTAGAGCAAGTTGAAACTGGACCAGTTGCTGTACCTGAAGGGTCAGAAGAAAAAGAAGGTGCTCCACACGATGAAGCTGGAGAACAGGAACCCACTAATATGGGATCAAAACTTGCAGATGTCGAGCCGCTTACTGAGGAGCCAGAGACATCTGTGCCTAAAGACAATATGGAAAACGCACCTGCAGAGCAGACCCCAGCTGAAGAACAAGTAGTAGTAGAAGCCCCCCCTGCTGATCCTGCTCCGGCATAG